tccctgctcctccccagatAAGACTGTGAAGCTATGGAAGGTCAGCGAGCGGGACAAGAGACCGGAGGGATACAACCTCAAGGACGAGGATGGCCGACTGCGAGACCCCTCCATGATCACCGTGCTGCGGGTGAGTGTGGGGGCCAGGGTGGCTGAGGATGTGGGGCCTTGGATGACAATTGCTGCTGGTGCCACCTGCATGCCCTGGGACCTGTGTGCCATGGCATGTGTGCCAtgtcccctgtgtgccctgggacctgcagtgctgtgtcccctgtgtgccgtgtcccctgtgtgccATGTCCCCCATGTGccgtgtcccctgtgtgccgtgtcccctgtgtgccctgggacCTGCAGTGccgtgtcccctgtgtgccgtgtcccctgtgtgccatgtcccctgtgtgccgtgtcccctgtgtgccctgggacCTGCAGTGccgtgtcccctgtgtgccgtgtcccctgtgtgctgtgtcccctgtgtgccaTGTCCCCCATGTGCCATGTCCCCTGTGTGccgtgtcccctgtgtgccgtgtcccctgtgtgccGTGTCCCCCATGTGCCATGTCCCCTGTGTGccgtgtcccctgtgtgccctgggacctgcagtgcccctgtgccatgCTCGGGTGGTGTCCAAGGCCATCCTGGCACCCGGGGCCGGTGCTGTGGCCAGTGCACGGGCAGGGCAGTGGACGAGGGAGCTGCCAGGggtgtctgggctgtgctggtgctgggcagAGGTGCTGCCAGTGCCATGTGTGTCCCCTGTCTGGTGCCCAGTGCCACagtgtgctgtgctgccctAGGGGCTGGGCCCATCCCAGTGAGGAGGCAGGGCAGAAGCTCTCCCAGCTTGGAGCATTCCCaaatggagctgctgctgtaggAGCAGAAGTGCTTCCTCCAAATGAGTTTTCCTCCTGGTCATGACCTTAATCAGACCAGACCAGCTTGTAATTTATTAACACCCTGTCAGAATTTGCTTTTTGAGTACTTGTGGattttatatttatacatatgAAATTATTACTACGATTGTGCTTACCTCACTTTATGGGTCCCAGCTCCATTGTGCATGAAGCCACTGAGAACCCTGGGCAGGAGTTAATTCTTGTTTCTGTacagggctgctcctggtgaCTGGCAGCGTTTTTCTTTACAGAACAAGAGAGCATTCATTTCATGTAGATGTGTATCTGCTGTTATGTTTCAGGCAGCATTTCCAGCCTAACCTGGTGATATCTGACAGCCTGTTGGAGAGGTTTGCTCAGTGCCTGGCTGTCAGAGCAGGGGCTGTCAGCCCTTGGCAGGCTGGGAGGCAGGATTTGAAAGGCAGCAGTGTTAAGGGTGTTATCCCAGGTGGTGCTTCCTTCTCTGGTCAAACACACTGGGAAGGCCCTGGGATTTCTCTCTCCCGTGTAGAAAGTCATACTGAAATATCAGAGAACCAAACAGGGTTGGAGTCCACTCACTGCCGCCAAAGCTTCAGCCTCTGCTTTACTCTCAGCCATGcactcctggcagcagctcagcgctgtgtgcctgcaggagctgctgtttggGGTCTGCCACTGCTCTGGGGTCAGGCACTCCTGGGTTCCTACCCAGGGAATTCTGCCCTGGTGAGTGGCTGGCGGAGGCGCCGGGCACTGGGAGGGCAAACACGTTTCAAGTGTTGGTGTGATGCTTATTGGGACCTGCTAGGCAGTGCCCCTGGTCCCTGAGGACAGAAGATTGAGGAGTCTTCCACCAGCCCTCTTTTATCTAATGTTTTGATGATTTTACTTAGACAGATATTTACAATAGCTGTAACCCTTTGCTGCAGCTTGGTGTAAATCTGATGTGTAATTGTCCTGTGATGGGTATGTTTTAAATTAAAGCCACATCCATCCATAGTTTAATTTTCAACCACAGATAAGTGAAAAAAGGGTTTTAATGCACTTTGCTGCCATAATTTCTCATCCATTTGGCTAAATGGTTTAAATGCACTTGATGAGCATCATCCTCTGAGGAATTTCTAACCCACACAGTGCAAAAGGAATATTTAACTCTGCTCAGGCTGTGTAGTGAGGTGTTTGCTGTCATCAGAAGAGCTCTGGTTATTTGCATTGCCCCCAGTCTAATAGCTGCAGCCCCTTGTGTGAGTGCCTTGGTGTGCTCCCGAGCACCACTCACAGTACCTGAGCCTTGGGACGTGCTAGGAGATAATTAACAAGTGATATCCAGGGCTCAAACCTTTCCAAGAGGGGATGTGTTGGCTTTGGCAGCTCCCAGGACAGGGCAGGCTGGGGTGAGAGCCCCAGTGCCCCTGTCCCAGGGGCaggtgctgggtgctgtgggtgcttgctgcagcctgtgcctgttCTGTGCCTGTTCCTTCATGTTCGTGGCTGTCACAGAGCCCTCTCTGAGAGCTGCCACTTCACTCTCGCAGTTCCAGCAAATTCCATGATAAATCCTGGTTTGTGTCTCCATTTTGGGGAAGCACTCAGATTTCTTGGCCCCTGTGCAGTTtcccagggaggctgtgccaTGCCCCGCTGCATCTGATTCCCCTGTTTGGGTTGTGTTCCATATGCAGGCAGGGACAGTCCCAGTGTGGctgggatgggagatgccttggAGGGGgttggctgtgctgctgctgcctttctgcCTCTTCTCCTTGTGCACATTCTGCAGAGCATTTCAGTGACAAGGCAGGGCCCAgagatggaagcagcagctccatcagctgCATGGATGAGCAGTGAGGCAGCAGCTTtgtcctgctgcaggaaggtCCCTTCTGCATGTCACAGGGCAGGTCAAATGTGACACAATTCTGTTGTCACTTCATACTGTGAACTCTGCCATGAAAACAGTGTTTGATGCTCATTTTGTCTGCAAAATGCTAAGCTTGAGGTGGCATTGGGCGGTCACATAATGTAACTGATGTAGGTAGGAAATGAATTCTGGGGGGtgtgcctggaggagctggggcaggtggAAAACTCACTGGATTTATCCCTGGGcacttccctgctccctgaTTTGCCAGGGACCGGATTACAGCTTCCCTCTCGGGGACTCAAGGCTGGGGTCAATCCGAGCTTCAGCTTGGCTAATCCCCCTGAGCAAATCCTGTGGAGCTcgctgagctgtgctggtgaggagcaggggctgtgctggcctggcactgctgctgtgctgcccggcactgcccctgctcagCCCTCAGCAGAGAGGAATGTGTGTCCTGCTGTATCTGCACAGGTGTGCTTGGAGGGAGTGGCAGGCATGGGGTACCTGCTAAAAGCAGGAATCAAAATTAAGACTTAAGTTGTTTTAAATGACAAGTGACTGGCATTGCCCCCCTTCCTGAAAACAGAAAGTAACTGAATTTAttagtgttttattttctttgacaCAGTATTTCTGCGTACTTCATGCGCTTTGTTAAACTGAATTACCATTTAATAATGGGTGCGTGTGACACCAGAGCCTGTCCTGAGGTGGGCTCTGGAGCTGGAGAGGCGTGCACCAGGAGGTCTCTGCTGTTCAGGGTTGTTCTGGCAGTGCTGATTGATCTGGCTGAGGTATGCAGAAGTTCATTTGGCCTGTGCCTGCTTCAAAAAACCACAAGACCCAGTTCCAGTTGGTGTCACACTGTCCCATTGGTGTCTCGACTGTTGCTGAGGCCtggctgggcagctgctccccttGGCTGTCCCAAGGCAGggtcccctgtgctgctgctggggaaggagctcACTGTCTGCTCCCCGCAAATTCCTGACTGCTCCTGCCTCAAAGTTTCAGTGCTTTCGGGGTTAAATCCTCCTTGCTGATCCCCTTAAGCAGGAGTTTGCAGCATGTGGGCACACTGGTTTCCATATTTCTGTGCAGATTCTTGCCACTGTAGCAGATAAAAATCCCCACTTCAGCAAACCACTCATGTATAACCAGGTTTGTCCCTCTTGTGGGGCTTTACCTGCTGACAGGCCAAGTCCCAGACATAAAAAAAGTCTCCCCAGGACTTGGCTCTGAAGTAATGTGTGGAGAATGTTCTTGGCTTAAGGTTGAGAGTGACTGCAAAGTAGGAATGAGCAGGGAATTGTGCTGGGGCACCGGGAACCGCAGGTGCCAGTCTGGGTGTCAGCCTGGCCCGGGGACAGGAGCTAGCCCAGGGTGTGGCTGCGAGCTGTGCTGGCCACAGAGCCATCTCACTGAGCAGAATCCACTGCCCAAGCCCTCGCTGGGCTTGTTTGCATGCCcaggctggcccagggcagtCACTGAACCCTTCCTCTCTGCACAACCCCCATGCTGCACTAGTGCACTGACAGCCAGGCCCTGTGCTCCCcgtgctccctgtgctccccgtgctccctgtgctccccatgCTCCCCGTGCTCCCCGTGCTCCCCGTGGTCCCTGTCCCCCGTCCCAGCTGCCTGAGCAGGGTCTGGCAGTGCAGATGATGCCTCATTGCCCGTGTCAGGTGCAATtagctgcaggcagcaccagaGCTCTCGTGTCACTCGAGCTGGCTGTCACTCCCCTCCCCACCTCTGCAGCCAAGGGAATCTCTTCAGGCAGCACTCACACAATACAAGAaatggagcagctggaggaaacACCTCACTGGTGAGCAGGAGCATGGGCTGGCCCATTCCTGGTGTACTGAGTGCCTCCAGAGCACTGTGTCCAAAGTTATCACTGACCCCACTTCTCACACACATGGTCCCCTCTGCATCTCCCCCCTCCTCAGTGGGTTATGCTGATTTATCTAAAGGCAAAcacccacagctctgttcctggTCCTTCCCTCTGTCCCTTCTCATCTCTTGTCTCCATCACTTCACTGTGAGACAAATGCAAAAACGTTTAAAGAAAAAACGTGCTGGCCTGGCTCTGTCAAGCAAGGTATTTCTGTCAGAAATGCTCCAGGAATTTCAGATCCTGGCTAACAGTGACAAAATGAGGTAGAAGAGGttctttggttgtttttttgtttcagagCTGGAACAGTTGCTGCAGCAAGATCAGAGCCTGGTTTACTGGGCTCTCACTGCTTCACTGTGCTCTAACCATCCTGGAGCCTCTCTCAAAATCAGATGGCTTTTGGGTCTGCTTGTCCTTCTGTCATACATGTGGGAAGGCATTAGTTTTCCCGGGAGGAGCCTGTTGGGAGTGAGTGGATAGAagccctggcagccagagctcagagggaCCCTGTGGGGCCAtcccctgtgccaggtgctggctggagcctgtccctggctgctgaCGCTCTCTCCTCACCCTGCAGGTGCCTGTGCTGCGGCCCATGGACCTGATGGTGGAGGCCACTCCCCGGAGGGTGTTTGCCAACGCACACACCTACCACATCAACTCCATCTCCGTCAACAGCGACTACGAGACCTACATGTCAGCGGATGACCTGAGGATAAACCTGTGGAACTTTGAAATCACAAATCAAAGTTTTAGTATCCTTTGGTGTGTGtggctctggggatggctcTGGGTACCAgtgaggtgcagccccaggggaaacagccgggctgtgcccatgcctctgggatggggacagagcaggcagggctgcagctcctccactgCTGCTGTCAATGTGTGGGTGACACATTTCTGAATTGCCTGCAGGGTCtggtggggcaggcagagggggGTGGTCTGCAGGTGATGGAGGAGACAGATGCCTTGGGGAAGATGGAAGCAGGGATGGTGTGGTCCCATTGCACCCTGCAGCAGGTGACAGGCTGCCAGTCACTGCTCTACAAATGAGGTTGTGACAGTCACGCTTGTAACAGCCACACTGGAAATAATAAACAGGGCACGAATCATTGATGGTGTTTATATGGTGTTTCCTGCTGAGAAATCCCTGGGGCATGATTTAGGCAGATGGAGAGGATTTTGGCAGTCACAGGCATGTGGCTAtgggagctctgagcagctgcaggagagtaGGGCTGTGGTGCCTGCTTATTTGCAAGGATGAGGGTGAGCAGTACTAAATCTGTGACAAACCTCAGGGAGTTCTCCTGGCCCAAGGGACTTAGATAGGAGTTTTCTGTTGGTTGTTGTGCCCCAGGCTTTGCTGCCATTGCTGTTTTCAGTATGGttactcaccatggcagaatgTTGCACTAAAAGACATTTACTGAGGCCTGGCATGGGTGGGCAGATCAGGTCTCATGTGCCACAGAGGGTCTCCAGGCTGTGGTTCCCAGCTGGATCTTGGCCTTCCCCTGCTGGGGTGGCTGGGCCCACTCTGTGCTGCAGGTTTGCCCTGTGAtggtggtgcctgcccagagcACGCGGTTTGCATGGGTGAGGGGAGGCCCCGGTGCCCAGGGACATCGGCAGGGTCTGGGCTGGGCTCGTGGGCTCCTTGACTGGCCCTGCCAGACATCGTGGACATCAAGCCAGCCAACATGGAGGAGCTGACGGAGGTGATCACGGCGGCCGAGTTCCACCCGCACCACTGCAACACCTTCGtgtacagcagcagcaagggcaCCATCCGCCTGTGCGACATGCGCACCGCGGCGCTCTGCGACCGCCACGCCAAGTGTGAGTGAGCGCCAAGGCCCTCGCGGgaaaggggcaggaaagggactgcAGAGCCCCCGGGCTGGGCCCTGCCCTAGCGCCCCATTGCCttcccccggtgtccccatggCCGCTCGCCCTCAGGGCCGCCTCGGGGCTCACCTGCTCCCCGGGGAGCTGCGGGAGGAGCTGGTGCGGGCAGGGCAGCACCTCTCAGTGCCAGAGAAAGGAGGTTTGTTGTGTAAGAGGGAATTAGTGCTCAGAAATCCTTTCCATGAGCTCAGCAGCCCAGATCTgcttctgcagcaggagcaaagccACACAAAAGCCTTCAGCCCAAAGCAAAAATAGctggcctgagccccagccctgcccagccactgGCTTTGGGTCACAGACACACTCAGGGACTGGGCAGTATCAGCTGTGCGCTGGGACCCACATCCTGGCAtctcctgtgtgtgtgtgtgtgtgtgtgtgtgtgtgtgtgtgtgtgtgtgctgggagccccatccccatcctgccaTCTCCCTGTCTGagtgtgctgggagcccagtcATGGCCctgcctctgtgctgggagcctggtgccagcagagcccctgctgctgccagtgcaggCACGGAGCAGGGGCCACACGtcccccagcagagctgtggccatggccctgctgcccagtcCCAGAGGcacccagggacagagccctcACAGGGAGACCAGGGCATCATGACTGACGGGCTGTGAGCAACAGAGACATGTCCTGGGTTCAGCTGCTTTCTACCTGCTTGagctctttgttttttcttgttgcTATCACTTTTTATATGAAAAAAGCCTCCAGGTTTCTGCTGGTGGTGAAAGGCCGCAGCTCTGCgtcctgctgtgggcagtgccTTTTCTGCATTGTAGAGATCATTATATGGGCACTTCAGACATTCTTCCCACTATAGTGGAGCTCCAGGACTTGGTGGGGGGGTGATAAACATAAGCACGTGTGGGTGCTGGGTACAGCATCATGCAAGTGCTCTCCCAGAAGCTTCCTGTGGTGCCAGGACAGGGTGGCAGTTCCCTGGCCTGAGATCAGGGAGCTCCTCCCTCAGCTTATGCTGGGGCTTGTTCTTTCCTCCTGCACAGTTTTTGAAGAGCCTGAGGACCCAAGTAACCGgtcatttttttctgagatcATCTCCTCCATCTCTGATGTCAAATTCAGCCACAGTGGAAGGTACATCATGACCCGGGACTACCTCACTGTCAAGGTGTGGGACCTGAACATGGAGAACCGACCCATTGAGACCTACCAGGTGAGCGTGGCACAGCCAGGTGCATGCAGCAGTGGGGCACCCAGAGTTCCTTCCTGAGCCACACTCTGGGCCAgtggcaggaggggcaggaatGCACCCGTTGTGTGGGAGCTTTATGCCCGTAGATGGTGGAAAGCAGAGCGCTTAAATGTGGGCTCAAGTGGCCTGGGGAGTTGTCAccgtgtccccaggctgggggtggGTGAGGAGGGAAAGCTCAGGCACTGGCAGCTGGGAGAGCCACGTGGGAGGCCTTGTGCAGAGCAGTggccctgtcactgtcaccctttGCCAGGGGAtgtcccctggcactgcctggggtgcCCAAGCGTGTGCAGAGTGTGGCTGCGGGTGGGCACAGGACGCCAGGCAGTGCCCAAcgctgccagctgggctgtggcgAGTGTGGGGCACACCCTGTGGGCCAGGCTGAGTGTGCcagtccctgggctgtgtggcCACTGTGGGGCTCATCCTGTCCCTCCCGCCCACAGGTCCACGACTACCTGCGGAGCAAGCTGTGCTCGCTCTACGAGAACGACTGCATCTTCGACAAGTTTGAGTGCGTCTGGAACGGGTCTGACAGGTGAGCAGCAcgtgctgctgtgcctgcctgcagccccaggacgCTGGCTTTGGTTTGGCACAAGGCTCTGTGGCCCCTTGGCAGCCCCTTCCCTGGCCTTTGGCTGGGTGTGGGGTCTGGGCAGGTGCAGCAGGAACCAcctccacctgcagcctgtgcgCAGGTGGGGATGTCTGAGAGTCCCACTCTCTCCTGGACAGAATCAGTCCCACCTCTCTGTCACCCGCTGCTGGAGAAAGGTGGTGATGGGTTTAGCTTCAGATTGCCAGAATCTGGGGATAATGAGCACTGGGTGTGACTTACACCAAGCTAGGTGGCAGGAAGTGtgtgagcccctggcagggctgtcatgGTTTTGTCTGAGCCATC
The Agelaius phoeniceus isolate bAgePho1 chromosome 15, bAgePho1.hap1, whole genome shotgun sequence genome window above contains:
- the PPP2R2B gene encoding serine/threonine-protein phosphatase 2A 55 kDa regulatory subunit B beta isoform isoform X1; the protein is MTPGFGSLMQDVLWCFSQVKGAIDAGVTESDIISTVEFNHTGELLATGDKGGRVVIFQREQESKNQPHRRGEYNVYSTFQSHEPEFDYLKSLEIEEKINKIRWLPQQNAAYFLLSTNDKTVKLWKVSERDKRPEGYNLKDEDGRLRDPSMITVLRVPVLRPMDLMVEATPRRVFANAHTYHINSISVNSDYETYMSADDLRINLWNFEITNQSFNIVDIKPANMEELTEVITAAEFHPHHCNTFVYSSSKGTIRLCDMRTAALCDRHAKFFEEPEDPSNRSFFSEIISSISDVKFSHSGRYIMTRDYLTVKVWDLNMENRPIETYQVHDYLRSKLCSLYENDCIFDKFECVWNGSDSVIMTGSYNNFFRMFDRNTKRDVTLEASRENSKPRAILKPRKVCVGGKRRKDEISVDSLDFSKKILHTAWHPSENIIAVAATNNLYIFQDKVN
- the PPP2R2B gene encoding serine/threonine-protein phosphatase 2A 55 kDa regulatory subunit B beta isoform isoform X2, whose product is MEEDAETRKISSSFLRDHSYATEADIISTVEFNHTGELLATGDKGGRVVIFQREQESKNQPHRRGEYNVYSTFQSHEPEFDYLKSLEIEEKINKIRWLPQQNAAYFLLSTNDKTVKLWKVSERDKRPEGYNLKDEDGRLRDPSMITVLRVPVLRPMDLMVEATPRRVFANAHTYHINSISVNSDYETYMSADDLRINLWNFEITNQSFNIVDIKPANMEELTEVITAAEFHPHHCNTFVYSSSKGTIRLCDMRTAALCDRHAKFFEEPEDPSNRSFFSEIISSISDVKFSHSGRYIMTRDYLTVKVWDLNMENRPIETYQVHDYLRSKLCSLYENDCIFDKFECVWNGSDSVIMTGSYNNFFRMFDRNTKRDVTLEASRENSKPRAILKPRKVCVGGKRRKDEISVDSLDFSKKILHTAWHPSENIIAVAATNNLYIFQDKVN